Sequence from the Sphingobacteriaceae bacterium GW460-11-11-14-LB5 genome:
TAATTACGACATCGTTAAAGTTTTTCGCAGCGGCACGGATTAAGGAAATACCACCGATATCGATTTTCTCGATAATTTCTTCTGGTGTTCCGCCTGCTTTTACGGTTTCTTCAAATGGATATAAGTCAACAATAACCAAATCAATTTCAGGGATTTCATATTCAGCAATCTGCTCCTGGTCGCCAGCTAATGCTCTACGGTTTAAAATTCCGCCAAATACTTTTGGGTGTAAAGTTTTAACACGTCCGCCTAAAATAGATGGATAACCGGTTAAATCTTCAACCGCTGTTACCGGAAGATTTAAATCTTTGATGAATTGTTCTGTTCCACCGGTAGAAAATAACTGCACCCCTTGTGCGGCTAACAATTTTACCAATGGCTCCAAACCATCTTTATAATATACTGAGATTAAAGCGTTTTTGATTTTAATGGATTGACTCATTCTACTGAAAATTTTGAGCCGCAAAGGTAGTAAAACAGGATTGTTTTTTAATGAGATTTACCGATCAATATTAAATTTTATTCTACTATATATAATAAGGCAGATCCATTTGCCAGCTTCGCTGTTTTAAAGTGGATTTAAAAAGCCTTATTAATCAGTTGTAGGTGTAATTTATTTGCTGATTTTTTTTACAATGGTTTCTACCACACGCGGATAGTGCTGGTGCTCGAGCTGCTGGCCCTTAAACTTGACCATTTCCAGGTTGTCGTTTTTGTCGATTCTGTAACGCGCCTGATAGATGTATTCGCCTTCATCGTAGTTTTCGTTAACATAATGAATGGTGATGCCGCCTTCTGTTTCGCCTGCAGCCATTACCGCGAGATGCACATGGTCGCCATACATTCCTTTTCCTCCAAATTTTGGAAGGATTGCAGGGTGGATGTTTACAATTCTGCCCGGGTAAGCGTGGATTAGGCTTTTAGGTATTAACCAAAGAAAACCTGCCAGTACAATGAAATCGATCTCCAGGTTTTTAAGCAGGTCTACCACTTCATCCGTTT
This genomic interval carries:
- a CDS encoding phosphoribosylglycinamide formyltransferase, encoding MKKRIAIFASGSGSNAQKLMEHFKRSNEIEIALVLTNNADAYVLQRADNFEIPTHIFDKNEFYKTDEVVDLLKNLEIDFIVLAGFLWLIPKSLIHAYPGRIVNIHPAILPKFGGKGMYGDHVHLAVMAAGETEGGITIHYVNENYDEGEYIYQARYRIDKNDNLEMVKFKGQQLEHQHYPRVVETIVKKISK